Part of the Bacteroidota bacterium genome is shown below.
ACGAAATAGAGTCATTTATCATTTTTACGACTAACGTGTCGTAAGCCTCAGCTAATTGTTCATTAAAATAGATATCTTCAATCTGTGACAGCAAAATCTCCAGAATTTTTACGGATCTTATTCTAAACGATATATTATTTAAAAGGTCTTCGACTTTATTCCAAGTATCTCGTGCAAATCCATCATCACAAAACTCATCACCACGAAGCTTCACATTTGAACGAATATCAAACCATACATTTTTCAATTCAGAGAAATCTGTTTCAATTTTTCCACTATTAAAACAGTTTGAATTGTAGAATAATTTTTTAAAATCACCTATAGCATTTCGTTTAGGTGCATCTGCTAAAATAATATCATAGAAATATTTTAAAAGAAGAATTAACGACAATTGTTCCATGGCATCAATAGCATTATTGATACCTGAATCTTTTCGTATAATGTCAATTAAATTGATTAACTTAGTTTCGGAATTATTCATTTTCACCTACCAAGTAGTTGTACATATAAATTATATCATCACTGATTTCTTCTTTAGGCATTGTATTTACATAGGTTTGTGCTTTTCTAATACAAAAACCTTCACCATCAACGTTAATACGAGAATCAACGAGTTCTTTGATAGGTTTAGATTTTAATCTCGCCAAAGAATCATTAAATTTGCCACGGATATCCACGTCTCCATTAACATTTTGCTTTAATCTATTAGCCTCAAGTAAATGCTCATTTATTTTTGTGCAATCGTCCCCTAAAGACGTAAATGATAATAAATAATGTTTAATTTCCCTTCGTCTCCATGCTAATAAAGCTGTTTCAGATAGAATATTACTTTTCTCTTTCTTTTTGTTCTTTGGGTTTTTCGGTGTGAAATTTTTAATTTTCGGTAAGAAGCGACACTTAGGTGTACCCAGTAGGCTTATAGGGAAATCATCTCGATCACATATCATAAAAACTTTTTCAGCTTTACTTTGTAATTTTTCTAATGCCCTTTCATAATTTTTCAGCCAATTTATTTTATTATCACCGAACATGTTTATATTACCGCAATCATCCCTATAGCCAGAAGATACACTCACACAAATAAATTCTGATAGTTTTTTATTAATTCTCTTTTCTGAATCCGCATCGGTTATTAGCTTTCTTCTAACAAGTAATTTAAATATTTCCCAATCATGGACATGATCCATAACGACAATATATTTATACATGGAAACCACTTTATACTGAGCGGCTTCTAAATCTGACAAAGTTTCTAATCGTTGAATTAATTTGAAAGGTGAATTTGTATTATCAACTTTTCCATTTTCAATAACCCTCAAATTATTGGGACCAGCTTTAGCAATTGAATCTAACAAATGAGTTGTTGTAATTATCGCTCCTTGAGTTTTGTTAAAAACATTCCACAATTTATCAATATTTTTATAATGAAGGTGTGAATCAGCTTCATCCAATAGGAACAAGGTGTTGCTTGTGTCAAACAGATCGATCAAGGCATACAAAAATAATAATTGGTACTCGCCATCACTCAATTCTTCTAAGCCTAATATTTTATTTTCTTCATCATCTTTAACTTTCGTAAAAGTTAAGTTAAAGCTGTCTTTAATAATAAAATAATCATTGTCAGCTGCTTGAGTGAAAAACATAACCATAGAATCAAATGAAGCATACTCATCAGTTTCAAACGACACACTAGATAGCACATCTTGATTTAATTGAATACTTTGTTGCTTTAATGGTTTTTCAAATTTATAACCATCAGTAATCAGTGAATTAATAAAATTATGCAAGGTCCGGTGGTAAGCTTTGTTGGTGATAATATCAGATTCACCTTTTGCTTCGTCCTCTAACGCTTGTTTTACAAGATTTGTATAACTTTTATCTACTTTTACATTGAATGAAAGTTTGGTCGATTTATCTTCGTCAAATTCATTTTCAATGACATAATTATTTTGTTTCAGAAAAGTCCGCACTAACCCTTCATGATTACTTGCCGTCGCTAAGAAAATAAGCAACATCGACCATAATTTGTCGTAGTAAAAGCAATCCAAGTTTAAAGCCTTCTTTTTTGCTCGTTCAGTGTTTAAGTATTCACTAAAGTTATTTGAATAGCTTTCATTTTGGCCCGAGGAAAAGCAAACAATTTTGTAGTTTTGGTAACTCGTACCATTTAGCTTTTCATCAAAAATTGACTTTAAAATGGTTGATTTACCTGAACCATTGCCGCCAATAAAGGTTGCTATTTTATCAAACTCTAATGTTTGAGGCTGAGTATGTAGAATATTGACTGGTAAAGGTAATGAAATCATAGTCATTTAGTAATATTCCTTTATAGAAGGCACTCGGAATAAAATAATCCATCGTTTAATAACATTGTATATCAACCGCCCATTTTTCTATACCTGCAACTCTTTCTATCATAGTTTCAAATTCATCATGTGCCTTTTTTAAATAAATAATTACACGACTTTTGTTAAGGGTTCCTTTGCATAACGGACAAGTTTA
Proteins encoded:
- a CDS encoding ATP-binding protein → MTMISLPLPVNILHTQPQTLEFDKIATFIGGNGSGKSTILKSIFDEKLNGTSYQNYKIVCFSSGQNESYSNNFSEYLNTERAKKKALNLDCFYYDKLWSMLLIFLATASNHEGLVRTFLKQNNYVIENEFDEDKSTKLSFNVKVDKSYTNLVKQALEDEAKGESDIITNKAYHRTLHNFINSLITDGYKFEKPLKQQSIQLNQDVLSSVSFETDEYASFDSMVMFFTQAADNDYFIIKDSFNLTFTKVKDDEENKILGLEELSDGEYQLLFLYALIDLFDTSNTLFLLDEADSHLHYKNIDKLWNVFNKTQGAIITTTHLLDSIAKAGPNNLRVIENGKVDNTNSPFKLIQRLETLSDLEAAQYKVVSMYKYIVVMDHVHDWEIFKLLVRRKLITDADSEKRINKKLSEFICVSVSSGYRDDCGNINMFGDNKINWLKNYERALEKLQSKAEKVFMICDRDDFPISLLGTPKCRFLPKIKNFTPKNPKNKKKEKSNILSETALLAWRRREIKHYLLSFTSLGDDCTKINEHLLEANRLKQNVNGDVDIRGKFNDSLARLKSKPIKELVDSRINVDGEGFCIRKAQTYVNTMPKEEISDDIIYMYNYLVGENE